In Corynebacterium nuruki S6-4, the following proteins share a genomic window:
- a CDS encoding alpha/beta hydrolase → MPDFIRSLPLTGTTVVTVLAAVGVGCLLVLVAAQRPRRDRRTVGRLLWTALVAVAVPAAVTAVAVAALDLTLVEIPVTAVAAGVLLRAALILTGTAVVTRRSRAWWTVFPSVGAVLTTVLLVNAGYGMFPDIGSLHPEPSYREVAADELPPAVADAVPVDHWHAPTTLPEYGTLTTLPVPAPSSGFHARDAHVYLPPAWSASPRPQLPVLVLMGGIPGSPEQWISRGHATELAHDYQRKHGGLSPIIAVVDATGSTWGDPVCTDSPTAKVRTFLSRDVPDWLLSRFNADPDQSRWTIGGYSYGGLCALQVVANAPDTYGGFLDFSGDRRPTDEHRKHDSTVRDFFDGSEQAYRDANPEHLLHTRSDDGRYSRLHGWFIAGHRDRPAVDALHALSSAAERAGVDVSTATPRGGHDFGLWRDALRTTFPDVVRWGGLPQSGQ, encoded by the coding sequence ATGCCTGATTTCATCCGTTCCCTCCCACTGACCGGCACCACCGTGGTGACCGTCCTGGCCGCCGTGGGTGTCGGTTGCCTGCTCGTGCTCGTCGCCGCACAACGGCCGCGGCGTGACCGACGGACCGTGGGTCGGCTCCTGTGGACGGCTCTGGTCGCCGTCGCGGTACCCGCCGCCGTCACCGCGGTCGCGGTCGCCGCGCTCGACCTCACGCTGGTCGAGATTCCCGTCACCGCGGTCGCTGCCGGTGTCCTGCTCAGGGCGGCCCTGATCCTCACCGGCACGGCGGTGGTCACCCGTCGCAGCCGGGCCTGGTGGACGGTATTTCCCTCGGTGGGCGCTGTCCTCACGACCGTGCTGCTGGTCAACGCGGGGTACGGGATGTTCCCCGATATCGGTTCGCTGCATCCGGAACCGTCCTACCGCGAGGTCGCCGCCGATGAGCTTCCACCGGCCGTAGCGGACGCGGTCCCCGTCGACCACTGGCACGCGCCGACGACGCTTCCGGAGTACGGCACGCTGACCACCCTGCCTGTCCCTGCCCCCTCCTCGGGTTTCCACGCGCGGGACGCCCATGTCTACCTGCCGCCGGCCTGGTCCGCGTCGCCCCGTCCACAACTGCCTGTGCTGGTGCTCATGGGGGGCATTCCCGGATCACCGGAGCAGTGGATCAGCCGTGGCCACGCCACCGAACTCGCCCACGACTACCAGCGGAAACACGGCGGACTCTCACCGATCATCGCCGTGGTGGACGCCACCGGTTCGACGTGGGGCGACCCGGTCTGCACCGACTCACCGACGGCGAAGGTCCGCACGTTCCTCAGCCGGGACGTGCCCGACTGGCTGCTCAGCCGGTTCAATGCGGACCCCGACCAGTCCCGGTGGACGATCGGCGGCTACTCCTACGGTGGTCTCTGCGCGCTGCAGGTGGTCGCCAACGCGCCGGACACCTACGGCGGCTTCCTCGACTTCTCCGGGGACCGGCGCCCCACTGACGAGCACCGGAAGCACGACAGCACCGTCCGGGACTTCTTCGACGGGTCGGAGCAGGCCTACCGGGACGCCAATCCGGAACATCTCCTCCACACCCGGTCCGACGACGGCCGGTACAGCCGCCTGCACGGCTGGTTCATCGCCGGCCACCGGGACCGTCCTGCAGTCGATGCCCTGCATGCGTTGTCTTCTGCGGCGGAACGGGCCGGGGTGGATGTCTCCAC